The genomic DNA TTATTAATTAATCTATTAgttatttagaaattaaatacAGCATATAAGAtataagagaaacaaattatttgcatgATGTTACCgaatatagttcatgcatgtgtttatatatatatttgttgtagttTTATTACATATACCATTATCGAATAAACTAACAGTCGCatattgataaatatttgtaaaaaaaaaaacataattaagagAGATATTTAGCACACATACCCTATTTTAAATTGGTTTTAGTATCAGCTTGTGTAGGCTGTAGCCcataagtttaaaattataactgttttattttcatatattaagaCTTTGGTGCTAAACAAGCTGCTTTATCTCttaaaaggttaaaaaataTCAGTGGGggataaaagaaatataattaggTGCTAAACAAgctgttttattttctcttaaaaaggttaaaaatatCAGTGGGGGATAAAGCCCATCAGTTCATGTTTTACAAAGATCAATACCGAAATCAATCATTTACTTATAATTAACCTTAgctagagaaagaaaaaaaaaaagtaattacacAAATGTAGTAGTAACTTTGAAAAAAAGTTACAGCTTTTAGCTGGTCagtcaatttttataaatctataaaataaaatatcaaagataATCCCAATATCCAAATCTTCCactataattgaaaaaaaaaaaaaaaatacacctttttaaaattcaacctCTCCTCccaccatctctctctctctctctctctgcaaattctcagtttcttctttataatcttctgtttcttttttatcagataaccaaaaaaatctcagtctctctaacaacaacaaaatatgaTAAACGGCTGGAGAAGAGCTTTTTGCACTTATATACCCAAAGAAACTACCCAATACAACAACGACGTCGACGATGATGATTCACCGGAGACTCATCGTTTCCGCCACAAATCAACTtctcggtttggttttttttcaaCTCCTTCCACTCCTCGTTCTGATTCATCCAACACAGGGACTTACAGCCTCCGTTGTCGTACTTCATCAGCCACCTCCGTCGCCACCCCTACTCCGTCTCTTCCCGGAACTCCCAAGCTTAAGTGCAAAACCACCACCACCGGAGAGTTTACCACAACCCAGAGAAACAGAAGCCTCGTCTCTCTTTTtacaccttcttcttcttctcctctctctccggCGAGCTTCTCCCTTCTCAAATCCAAACTCCGATTCAACAAAGTAAGAacaacttttaattaatttttgtaatttttgattttttttaatctttttgattTTAGCTAATTGTTTTGAGTTTGGGTTTTGAGCAGAGTAGTGGTGGTAGCAGCAGCAACAAATGTGGAATCTGTTTACAGAGTGTGAAGTCAGGCCAAGGCACGGCGATTTTCAAGGCGGAGTGTTCCCACACGTTTCATTTTCCTTGCGTTACCTCACGCGCCGCCGCGAATCTTAACCGGCTTGCTTCTTGTCCGGTTTGCGGATCTGAGATTCTAAATCACGCTAAACCGGAATCTCAAATCAAACCGGAaattaagaacaacaacaacaagaacaagtttCTCAGAGTTTACAACGACGACGAAGCTTTGATTTCATCTCCGATATCTCCCGCCGGATTCCACACCATACTCGAATCCGACGAAAACGAAGACGGTGAGTTCAGTGGATTCTCCGTTAGTACTCCGTCACCTTTAACGGCGAAATTGTTGACGGATCGTAACATCGACGTTAAGCTCTCACCGGAATCTGCCGTCGTTGCGTCGGGTAAAGGCTACGAGACTTTCTCTGTGGTCATGAAGGTGAAATCGCCGCCCTTTCCGACGGCGCGTGGATCTGCGCGTAGAGCTCCGGTGGATTTGGTAACTGTTTTAGACGTGAGCGGGAGAAATTCCGGTGAGAAATTGGAGACGATGAAGCGGACGATGAGGATTGTGATTTCGAGTCTGAGGGATACGGATCGTTTGTCGATCGTCGCGTTTTCGTCGAGCTCGAAACGGTTATCGCCGCTACGGAGGATGACGGCGAACGGGAGAAGATCTGCGCGGAGGATCGTGGATATCGTCACCGTTCCAGGCTCCGTCGCCGGAGAAGGGATGAGTGTGAACGACGCGTTGAAGAAAGCGGTTAAGGTGTTAGAGGATCGCCGGGTGCAAAACCCTTTTACCACCGTCTTCGTTTTAACGGACCGTCAAGCCCATCAAGCGGCCCAATTAGCCCATTCTAAAATTCCCGTGCACACCATATGGTTTAACCGCGCGTTTCCCGAGGACGCGTTTGCAAGGAGCATCAACGGTTACTTGAGTTTGTCGGTTCAAGATCTCGGGTTAGAGCTCGGGTTAGTTTCCGGGTCGGGTCAAGGAGAGATCACTTCTGTTTACTCCCTTATGGGTCGACCCGCTTGGCTTGGAACCGGTTTAATCCGGTTAGGTGATATGTACGCGGAGGAAGAAAGAGCGTTGCTGGTTGAAATCAAATTACCGGTTAACAGTTCCTTAACCGGTAGTAGATCTCACAAAATCATGACCGTTCGATCTCGTTACGTGGACCCAACAACTCAACAAACAAGAAACCCCGAAGATCGCGCGCTTTTAATACCCACTCCAATAACCGTACAATCATCAACAAATCCTAACATCTCACGGCTCCGAAACCTCCACGTAAGCACTCGAGCCGTGGCG from Camelina sativa cultivar DH55 chromosome 7, Cs, whole genome shotgun sequence includes the following:
- the LOC104702805 gene encoding uncharacterized protein LOC104702805, whose product is MINGWRRAFCTYIPKETTQYNNDVDDDDSPETHRFRHKSTSRFGFFSTPSTPRSDSSNTGTYSLRCRTSSATSVATPTPSLPGTPKLKCKTTTTGEFTTTQRNRSLVSLFTPSSSSPLSPASFSLLKSKLRFNKSSGGSSSNKCGICLQSVKSGQGTAIFKAECSHTFHFPCVTSRAAANLNRLASCPVCGSEILNHAKPESQIKPEIKNNNNKNKFLRVYNDDEALISSPISPAGFHTILESDENEDGEFSGFSVSTPSPLTAKLLTDRNIDVKLSPESAVVASGKGYETFSVVMKVKSPPFPTARGSARRAPVDLVTVLDVSGRNSGEKLETMKRTMRIVISSLRDTDRLSIVAFSSSSKRLSPLRRMTANGRRSARRIVDIVTVPGSVAGEGMSVNDALKKAVKVLEDRRVQNPFTTVFVLTDRQAHQAAQLAHSKIPVHTIWFNRAFPEDAFARSINGYLSLSVQDLGLELGLVSGSGQGEITSVYSLMGRPAWLGTGLIRLGDMYAEEERALLVEIKLPVNSSLTGSRSHKIMTVRSRYVDPTTQQTRNPEDRALLIPTPITVQSSTNPNISRLRNLHVSTRAVAESRRLIERNHYSGAQRLLTSARALLVQHGLSTSDVCIRGLDAELADLNGLRGRHVATSESLESLTPTSAWKAAERLAKVAMVRKHMNRVSDLHGFENARF